In Luteitalea sp. TBR-22, one genomic interval encodes:
- a CDS encoding dihydrodipicolinate synthase family protein: protein MKGVFSVLATPFHNGGEVDVASLKRYVEHFIGAGVTGFTALGVLGEAARLTERERALVLDTVLTQVNGRVPVVVGTTTEGLHTCLELSRAAQAAGATAVMVSPPRAPKLNSASVKAHFAALAEALTIPIVIQDFPPVSGFAMEASLLVQIARDIPAARTIKLEDPPTPLKTARLLEAAGDVPLTIFGGLGGVYLLEELMAGSAGAMTGFAYPEILVGIVSRWHAGDRAGAADLFYKTVPLMRLEFQEGIGMAVRKEVLKRRGLITDAATRAPGATLDAGTKAALDQLIAWTAAQEGLAWISA, encoded by the coding sequence GTGAAAGGTGTGTTCTCGGTACTCGCCACGCCGTTCCACAACGGGGGCGAGGTCGACGTGGCGAGCCTGAAACGCTACGTCGAGCACTTCATCGGCGCCGGGGTGACCGGCTTCACGGCGCTCGGGGTGCTCGGCGAGGCGGCCCGCCTGACCGAGCGCGAGCGGGCCCTGGTGCTCGACACCGTGCTCACGCAGGTCAACGGACGGGTGCCGGTCGTGGTCGGCACGACCACCGAGGGCCTGCACACCTGCCTCGAGTTGAGCCGCGCGGCGCAGGCCGCCGGCGCCACCGCCGTGATGGTGAGCCCGCCGCGCGCCCCGAAGCTGAACTCGGCGAGCGTCAAGGCCCACTTCGCCGCGCTGGCCGAGGCCCTCACGATCCCCATCGTGATCCAGGACTTCCCGCCGGTGTCGGGCTTTGCGATGGAAGCGTCGCTGCTGGTGCAGATCGCGCGCGACATTCCCGCCGCCCGCACCATCAAGCTGGAGGATCCGCCGACGCCGCTGAAGACCGCGCGCCTGCTCGAGGCGGCTGGCGACGTGCCGCTGACGATCTTCGGCGGCCTCGGTGGCGTCTACCTGCTCGAGGAGTTGATGGCGGGCTCGGCAGGCGCCATGACCGGCTTTGCCTATCCCGAAATCCTCGTCGGCATCGTCAGCCGATGGCACGCCGGCGATCGCGCGGGCGCGGCGGACCTGTTCTACAAGACGGTGCCGCTGATGCGTCTCGAGTTCCAGGAGGGCATCGGGATGGCGGTGCGCAAGGAAGTGCTCAAGCGTCGCGGCCTCATCACCGACGCGGCCACCCGCGCCCCGGGCGCTACCCTCGACGCCGGCACGAAGGCGGCGCTGGATCAGTTGATCGCCTGGACGGCGGCACAGGAAGGACTGGCATGGATCTCGGCCTGA
- a CDS encoding SDR family oxidoreductase, which translates to MDLGLTGKVAMVGGASRGLGFAVAKALVAEGAQVSIASRDAVRIDAAAEALRAATPGAQVLAVPGDLRTSADITMWHEATMERFGGLDLLFVNTGGPPPGPSLSFDDAAWQGAVDLLLLSAVRMVRLAVPVMAARGGGSILMTTSSAVLEPIPNLALSNVVRASVAALVKTLSNELAPQKIRVNNLVPGRIDTDRVRELDEGRAKASNIDLAEQRRRMEATIPMGRYGAPDEFGKAAAFLLSEAAAYTTGAFLQVDGGMIKGVW; encoded by the coding sequence ATGGATCTCGGCCTGACGGGCAAGGTGGCGATGGTCGGCGGCGCGAGCCGCGGCCTCGGGTTCGCCGTGGCGAAGGCGCTGGTCGCCGAGGGGGCGCAGGTGTCGATCGCCTCGCGCGACGCGGTCCGCATCGACGCGGCCGCCGAGGCGCTGCGCGCCGCGACGCCAGGCGCGCAGGTGCTCGCGGTGCCCGGCGACCTGCGCACCTCGGCCGACATCACGATGTGGCACGAGGCGACCATGGAGCGCTTCGGCGGCCTCGACCTGCTCTTCGTGAACACCGGCGGGCCGCCGCCCGGCCCTTCACTGTCGTTCGACGACGCGGCGTGGCAGGGGGCGGTGGACCTGCTGCTGCTGAGCGCGGTGCGGATGGTGCGCCTGGCGGTGCCGGTGATGGCGGCGCGCGGCGGCGGCAGCATCCTCATGACGACCTCGTCGGCCGTGCTCGAGCCGATCCCGAACCTGGCGCTCTCCAACGTGGTCCGCGCCAGTGTCGCCGCGCTCGTCAAGACGCTGTCCAACGAGCTGGCGCCGCAGAAGATTCGCGTCAACAACCTCGTGCCCGGCCGCATCGACACCGATCGGGTGCGCGAACTGGACGAGGGTCGCGCCAAGGCGTCAAACATCGATCTCGCCGAACAGCGGCGCCGCATGGAGGCCACCATCCCGATGGGCCGCTACGGCGCGCCCGACGAGTTCGGCAAGGCCGCCGCGTTCCTCCTGTCGGAGGCCGCGGCCTACACCACCGGCGCATTCCTGCAGGTCGACGGCGGGATGATCAAGGGCGTCTGGTAG
- a CDS encoding proline dehydrogenase family protein — translation MHPVRSLLLAASENRWMRANATRLPVFRKAVTRFMPGERLEDALDAAQVLAQQDRIATVFTRLGENVTEMAEADAVTDHYVEAYGRIAERHLDTQISVKLTQLGLDIDKARCRDRVRRLAARAAEQGSILYIDMEQHPYVDATLELYHAVLAEHRNVGVCLQSYLYRTEKDLQAIVAAGGAVRLVKGAYKEPESVAFPKKADVDASYLSLARTMIGPAAKATGFRAVFGTHDTTIIAAIQQHAQATGVPRDGYEFALLYGIQRSVQQQLARDGYQLRVLISYGDYWFPWYMRRLAERPANVWFVARTMFAR, via the coding sequence ATGCACCCCGTGCGCAGCCTCCTGCTCGCTGCTTCCGAGAACCGCTGGATGCGGGCCAACGCCACCAGGCTGCCGGTGTTCCGCAAGGCGGTCACGCGCTTCATGCCGGGCGAGCGACTCGAGGACGCCCTCGACGCCGCGCAGGTGCTCGCGCAGCAGGACCGCATCGCGACCGTGTTCACGCGCCTCGGCGAGAACGTCACCGAGATGGCCGAGGCCGATGCGGTGACCGATCACTACGTCGAGGCCTACGGACGCATCGCCGAGCGGCACCTCGACACGCAGATCTCGGTCAAGCTCACGCAGCTCGGGCTCGACATCGACAAGGCCCGCTGCCGCGATCGCGTGCGTCGGCTCGCGGCCCGCGCGGCCGAGCAGGGCTCCATCCTCTACATCGACATGGAGCAGCACCCCTACGTCGATGCGACCCTGGAGCTGTACCACGCCGTGTTGGCCGAGCACCGCAACGTCGGCGTGTGCCTGCAGTCGTACCTGTACCGCACGGAGAAGGACCTGCAGGCGATCGTCGCCGCAGGCGGCGCGGTCCGCCTCGTGAAGGGCGCCTACAAGGAGCCCGAGAGCGTGGCGTTCCCGAAGAAGGCCGACGTCGACGCGAGCTACCTGTCGCTGGCCAGGACGATGATCGGCCCGGCGGCGAAGGCGACGGGCTTCCGCGCCGTCTTCGGCACCCACGACACGACGATCATCGCCGCCATCCAGCAGCACGCGCAGGCCACCGGCGTGCCGCGCGACGGCTACGAGTTCGCGCTGCTGTACGGCATCCAGCGCAGCGTGCAGCAGCAGCTCGCCCGCGATGGGTATCAGCTGCGGGTCCTCATCAGCTACGGCGACTACTGGTTTCCCTGGTACATGCGCCGACTCGCCGAGCGACCCGCCAACGTGTGGTTCGTGGCCAGGACGATGTTTGCACGGTAA
- a CDS encoding amidohydrolase, whose product MTRVDSHQHLWQYDPVEYGWIDPSATALRRDYLHGDLARELDAARIDAAVAVQARQSLAENDFLLAQAEASAGRIAGVVGWVDLQAADVDEVLGRYAARPRFVGVRHVVQGESDPGFLARPAFNRGIERLRAHRLVYDVLIYAAQLPAAIVFVDRHPSQPFVLDHIAKPAIASGRFDQAWARDFREIAKRPHVTCKLSGVVTEVRDAAWSADLIRPYLDLALEAFGPARLMFGSDWPVVRLRTEYGDWVRTLGAITSRWSQAEQSAFWGGNAARAYNLGPSGNSVGSSGRLRGPLGG is encoded by the coding sequence ATGACCAGAGTCGATTCCCACCAGCACCTCTGGCAGTACGACCCGGTCGAGTACGGCTGGATCGACCCGTCGGCGACCGCCCTGCGGCGGGACTACCTGCACGGGGATCTGGCGCGGGAACTCGACGCGGCGCGCATCGACGCGGCCGTCGCCGTGCAGGCGCGGCAGTCGCTCGCCGAGAACGACTTCCTGCTGGCGCAGGCCGAGGCCTCGGCCGGGCGCATCGCCGGGGTCGTCGGCTGGGTGGACCTGCAGGCCGCCGACGTCGACGAGGTCCTCGGCCGATACGCGGCGCGTCCGCGGTTCGTCGGCGTGCGGCACGTGGTGCAGGGCGAGTCCGATCCGGGCTTTTTGGCCCGCCCGGCCTTCAATCGCGGCATCGAGCGCCTGCGCGCCCACCGGCTCGTGTACGACGTCCTGATCTACGCGGCGCAGCTACCCGCGGCCATCGTCTTCGTCGACCGCCACCCGTCACAGCCGTTCGTGCTCGACCACATCGCCAAGCCGGCGATCGCCTCGGGCCGCTTCGACCAGGCCTGGGCGCGTGACTTCCGCGAGATCGCCAAGCGTCCGCACGTGACGTGCAAGCTCTCGGGCGTGGTCACCGAGGTCCGCGATGCGGCCTGGTCGGCCGACCTGATCCGCCCGTATCTGGACCTCGCCCTGGAAGCCTTCGGCCCGGCGCGCCTGATGTTCGGCAGCGACTGGCCTGTCGTACGCCTGCGCACCGAGTACGGCGACTGGGTGCGCACGCTCGGGGCGATCACCTCACGCTGGTCGCAGGCCGAGCAGTCGGCGTTCTGGGGCGGCAACGCCGCGCGCGCCTACAATTTGGGTCCTTCCGGGAATAGCGTGGGCAGCTCGGGCCGGCTGCGCGGGCCACTCGGCGGGTGA
- a CDS encoding ISL3 family transposase, with amino-acid sequence MQDTKLFETILGLQAPWHIARVALDTSGERVDLWVEHAADTRWTCPDCGTAAPGHDHAEERVWRHLDTCQYQTFLHARVPRVDCPTHGVRQVGVPWAAPRSRFTLLLERLIIDLITQCSTVTGACRIARVTWDEAWGVMDRAVARGLQRRTAAPRRYLGVDEKAFRKGQRYHTIVCDLETATVQHVAEDRTAASLQGYYAQLTTEQREALQAVAMDMWPAYIRATVDGLPQGDTKIVFDRFHIMREMTRAVDTVRKQEHRTFLREQGTSPLTGTKYLWLYGEDRLPADRTDAFAALQGQHLKVGRAWAIKELLRDLWTYRQGAAVRRFFARWYGWAIRSRLEPVKQVARMLHRHLDGVLRYVRHPITNGVAEGLNSKIMSIKRKAGGFRNAHHFTTAIYFHCGGLDLYPR; translated from the coding sequence ATGCAGGACACGAAGCTCTTCGAAACGATCCTCGGCTTGCAGGCGCCCTGGCACATCGCACGGGTGGCGTTGGACACCTCGGGCGAGCGCGTCGATCTGTGGGTGGAGCATGCCGCGGACACGCGCTGGACGTGCCCGGACTGCGGGACGGCGGCGCCGGGCCATGACCATGCCGAGGAGCGGGTCTGGCGGCATCTCGACACCTGCCAGTACCAGACCTTCCTGCATGCGCGGGTGCCGCGCGTCGACTGTCCCACGCACGGCGTTCGGCAGGTCGGGGTGCCTTGGGCGGCGCCGCGGAGCCGATTCACGCTGCTGCTCGAGCGGCTCATTATCGACCTCATCACGCAGTGCAGCACGGTCACGGGCGCGTGCCGGATCGCGCGCGTCACGTGGGACGAGGCGTGGGGGGTGATGGACCGCGCGGTGGCGCGGGGGCTCCAGCGGCGCACCGCGGCGCCGCGGCGCTACCTGGGCGTCGACGAGAAGGCGTTTCGCAAGGGGCAGCGGTATCACACGATCGTGTGTGACCTCGAGACCGCGACCGTGCAGCACGTCGCCGAGGACCGGACGGCAGCGAGCCTGCAGGGCTACTACGCGCAGCTGACCACCGAGCAGCGCGAGGCGCTGCAGGCCGTCGCGATGGACATGTGGCCGGCCTACATCCGGGCCACCGTCGACGGCCTGCCGCAGGGCGACACCAAGATCGTGTTCGATCGCTTTCACATCATGCGCGAGATGACGCGCGCGGTGGACACCGTGCGCAAGCAGGAGCATCGGACCTTCCTGCGCGAGCAGGGCACCTCGCCCCTCACCGGCACGAAATACCTCTGGCTCTACGGCGAGGACCGTCTGCCCGCCGATCGCACGGACGCGTTCGCGGCGCTGCAGGGGCAGCACCTGAAAGTCGGCCGCGCCTGGGCGATCAAGGAGCTGTTACGCGACCTCTGGACCTACCGGCAGGGCGCCGCGGTCCGCCGCTTCTTCGCCCGCTGGTACGGGTGGGCGATCCGCTCGCGCCTGGAACCCGTCAAGCAGGTGGCCCGCATGCTCCACCGGCACCTCGACGGCGTGCTGCGCTACGTCAGGCACCCCATCACCAACGGCGTGGCCGAAGGCCTCAACAGCAAGATCATGAGCATCAAGCGCAAGGCCGGCGGCTTCCGCAATGCCCACCACTTCACCACCGCCATCTACTTTCACTGCGGCGGCCTGGACCTCTACCCACGCTGA
- a CDS encoding sterol desaturase family protein translates to MQGETMVRLAVFAGVLGAVAIAEAIRPRRPRALRRAQRWPHNLGLVAVGAAAMRVVAPAGAVTAAVVAARHGWGVLPAVSAPPVIAWATTVLVLDLAIWAQHVAMHKVDVLWPLHRVHHADVDVDVTTGVRFHPVEYLLSLAWKGMVIVALGAPAGAVVLFEVLLNATSMFNHANLRLSPGADRVVRWLLVTPDMHRVHHSVDRGEADSNYGFNVPWWDRLFGTYRAQPRQSHETMTLGVGQFGEAAEQRIDRLLTQPFRSGGNSKFEI, encoded by the coding sequence ATGCAGGGCGAGACGATGGTCCGGTTGGCGGTTTTCGCCGGCGTGCTCGGGGCGGTGGCGATTGCCGAGGCGATCCGGCCGCGCCGCCCCAGGGCACTCCGGCGCGCGCAGCGCTGGCCGCACAACCTGGGGCTGGTCGCGGTGGGCGCGGCGGCGATGCGGGTGGTTGCGCCGGCCGGCGCGGTCACCGCCGCCGTCGTCGCGGCTCGGCACGGGTGGGGCGTGCTGCCGGCCGTCTCCGCGCCGCCCGTGATCGCCTGGGCGACGACAGTGCTCGTGCTCGATCTCGCCATCTGGGCCCAGCACGTCGCCATGCACAAGGTGGACGTGTTGTGGCCGCTGCACCGGGTGCACCACGCCGACGTGGACGTGGACGTGACCACCGGCGTGCGCTTCCATCCCGTCGAGTACCTGTTGTCGCTGGCCTGGAAGGGCATGGTGATCGTCGCGCTCGGCGCGCCGGCGGGGGCCGTCGTGCTCTTCGAGGTGCTCCTCAACGCGACGTCGATGTTCAACCACGCGAACCTGCGGCTGTCGCCGGGCGCCGACCGGGTGGTCCGATGGCTCCTGGTGACGCCCGACATGCACCGCGTGCATCACTCGGTGGACCGCGGCGAGGCCGACAGCAACTACGGCTTCAACGTGCCGTGGTGGGACCGCCTCTTCGGCACGTACCGCGCGCAGCCGCGGCAGTCGCACGAGACGATGACGCTCGGCGTGGGGCAGTTCGGGGAGGCGGCAGAGCAGCGGATCGATCGATTGCTGACGCAACCCTTCAGGAGCGGCGGCAATTCGAAGTTTGAAATTTGA
- a CDS encoding Gfo/Idh/MocA family protein, producing the protein MTRQPSRRRFLTQSAAGAAATLGAASTASSVLSAQSQDRVAGANRRVRVALIGCGGMGNSDLRDMLKSGAQLVALCDVDDRQVAKTAASISKQFSQTAEFTTRDFRKVLDRKDIDAVIVATPDHWHALPTVLACQAGKDVYVEKPLALTIGEGRVMVDAARTYGRVVQMGTQQRSAKHFTDAVEYVKSGALGKIRVVKTWAYQDWMGNIPVKPDGPAPAEVDYDMWLGPARLRPFNENRFHFNFRWYYDYSGGLMTDWGAHMIDIANWGMGVKAPKSAVSVGGKFGFPDDAEETPDTQQALWECDGFSMMWEHATSIGQGPYMRDHGVAFHGNNGVLVVDRGGWEVLPETETVKGKKSYRMIGEPRKGTGGEDSHLKHVQDFLDCMDTRKAPRSDVEVGHNSMIACHLANIAFRLNRRVQWDADKEQFVGDAEAQKLVMPTYRAPWSLPKITRATSSASR; encoded by the coding sequence ATGACCCGCCAACCCTCGCGGCGACGTTTCCTCACCCAATCGGCGGCCGGCGCGGCTGCCACCCTCGGCGCCGCCTCGACCGCTTCGTCCGTGCTGTCCGCGCAGTCGCAGGATCGTGTTGCCGGCGCCAACCGGCGCGTCCGCGTCGCGCTCATCGGCTGCGGTGGCATGGGCAACAGCGACCTCCGCGACATGCTCAAGTCGGGCGCGCAGCTCGTGGCGCTGTGCGACGTCGACGACCGGCAGGTCGCCAAGACGGCCGCGTCGATCAGCAAGCAGTTCAGCCAGACCGCCGAGTTCACCACGCGCGACTTCCGCAAGGTGCTCGACCGCAAGGACATCGATGCGGTGATCGTGGCCACGCCAGATCACTGGCACGCGTTGCCGACGGTGCTGGCCTGCCAGGCGGGCAAGGACGTCTACGTCGAGAAGCCGCTGGCGCTGACCATCGGCGAGGGCCGCGTGATGGTCGACGCCGCGCGCACCTACGGACGCGTGGTGCAGATGGGCACGCAGCAGCGCAGCGCCAAGCACTTCACCGATGCGGTCGAGTACGTGAAGAGCGGCGCACTGGGCAAGATCCGCGTCGTGAAGACGTGGGCCTACCAGGACTGGATGGGCAACATCCCGGTGAAGCCCGATGGACCGGCCCCGGCCGAGGTGGACTACGACATGTGGCTCGGGCCGGCCAGGCTGCGGCCGTTCAACGAGAACCGCTTCCACTTCAACTTCCGCTGGTACTACGACTACTCGGGCGGCCTGATGACCGACTGGGGCGCCCACATGATCGACATCGCCAACTGGGGGATGGGTGTGAAGGCGCCGAAGTCCGCGGTGTCGGTGGGCGGCAAGTTCGGCTTCCCCGATGATGCCGAGGAGACGCCCGACACGCAGCAGGCGCTGTGGGAGTGCGACGGGTTCTCGATGATGTGGGAGCACGCCACGTCGATCGGCCAGGGCCCATACATGCGCGATCACGGCGTCGCGTTCCACGGCAACAACGGCGTGCTGGTCGTCGACCGCGGCGGCTGGGAAGTGCTGCCCGAGACCGAGACGGTCAAGGGCAAGAAGTCGTACCGGATGATCGGCGAGCCGCGGAAGGGCACCGGCGGCGAGGACTCGCACCTCAAGCACGTGCAGGACTTCCTCGACTGCATGGACACGCGAAAGGCGCCGCGCTCCGACGTCGAGGTCGGCCACAACTCGATGATTGCCTGCCACCTGGCCAACATCGCATTCCGGCTGAACCGCCGCGTGCAGTGGGACGCCGACAAGGAGCAGTTCGTCGGCGACGCCGAGGCGCAGAAACTGGTGATGCCGACGTACCGCGCCCCGTGGTCGCTGCCGAAGATCACGCGCGCCACGTCGTCGGCGTCACGGTAG
- a CDS encoding metallophosphoesterase gives MPLLSSPTSRRQFLAATAGAAAATLTFPSIVRGAQASGARPLRLALLSDTHIPADPAERYRGYSPVENLAKVVPQVAAAKVEGVLIGGDLARLEGLPADYARLKDMLAPITSTLPVGMVLGNHDHRANFLQAFGASAAAPVANKHTSTVDKGGLRFVLLDSLLSPNVTPGQLGSAQRDWLARHLAASSATPTVVVVHHTLGASDGELVDAERLFDVLRPHKQVKAVMYGHSHKYEVKERDGLQLINLPAVAYPFADSEPVGWVESVWTSDGVDLTLRSVGGNQAANGQTTSVHWAR, from the coding sequence ATGCCCCTGCTCTCGTCGCCCACCTCCCGTCGCCAGTTCCTCGCCGCCACCGCGGGCGCGGCTGCCGCAACCCTCACCTTCCCGTCGATCGTGCGAGGCGCGCAGGCCAGCGGCGCACGCCCCCTCCGGCTCGCGCTGTTGTCGGACACGCACATCCCTGCCGACCCGGCCGAGCGCTATCGCGGGTACTCACCCGTCGAAAACCTCGCGAAGGTCGTGCCGCAGGTTGCGGCCGCCAAAGTCGAGGGCGTGCTGATCGGCGGCGACCTCGCGCGCCTCGAGGGGCTGCCGGCCGACTACGCACGGTTGAAGGACATGCTGGCCCCCATCACCTCGACGCTCCCGGTCGGCATGGTGCTCGGCAACCACGACCATCGCGCCAACTTCCTGCAGGCATTCGGCGCCTCGGCCGCCGCGCCCGTGGCGAACAAGCACACGTCCACGGTCGACAAGGGCGGCTTGCGCTTCGTGCTGCTCGACTCGCTGCTGTCTCCGAACGTCACCCCGGGGCAACTCGGGAGCGCCCAGCGCGACTGGTTGGCCAGGCACCTTGCCGCCTCGTCCGCGACACCGACAGTCGTGGTCGTCCACCACACCCTCGGCGCGAGCGACGGCGAACTCGTGGACGCCGAACGACTCTTCGACGTGCTGCGCCCGCACAAACAGGTGAAGGCCGTGATGTACGGCCACTCGCACAAGTACGAGGTGAAGGAGCGCGACGGCCTGCAGTTGATCAACCTGCCGGCCGTGGCGTACCCGTTCGCCGACAGCGAGCCGGTCGGCTGGGTGGAGTCGGTGTGGACCAGCGACGGCGTGGACCTCACGCTGCGCAGCGTCGGCGGCAACCAGGCCGCCAACGGCCAGACCACGTCGGTGCACTGGGCGCGGTAG
- a CDS encoding VWA domain-containing protein, producing the protein MYVRPGIRTRARDIVLVVAGVAALTLTALAQQPTPQERPTFRGGISLVEVSAVVTGDDEKVVTGLTRDDFEVFEDGEPRPLASVRFLDATRASAPAPPTPGLPAGTRLDEVVTNRDLADAPAFVLLLDDLNISPYDSHRAIRAGLGVLEAIPKDALVSVVNSSGEGGGLITLGRPNQGHADRVKAFRGQYLPVGGGVKNPMAISTTPSSVDAPCGVGSDVVNSPDCADPTRAARRAGALSAVGELFSRTGSRRKVLFWFVTDMGVSPLDPRGNGDAQFAGLQRLLRGDVTVYAIDPRENFAPTEGKPVFNDRGTGGRMRVGTADTTFQGRGGSTISLGTDDMVRIPLTQIARDTGGRWIQNANNVEKLAAEVVRQNLASYVIAYESAASAIEGRHRIEVKVKRRGLKVSSRRAFVVEPRREEAPSPAASPDVATSRLAEVIRGGVPFGTLALRVHVAPQFASDGPARALVTLRVEPDTAIDAPSIDLLVLAADDTGKVGSVERFAMSRPSADFAWEGSITLTLAPGQYQLRVAASTPDGQRTGLLLHPIDMRKPSGDLVLGVPTLLGEDADGVRPTLARTFPPGHPLAYQVEVAGDAVRGDRAEVRARLLDASGSSVRDVAARVEAAGEGRLRATGVVTTEGVPAGGYTLVVEARQRAEGRPRAHAIPVRFEVGALAAPVASRVVPTAGSTAMPATESSATAPPAAPSTTSAPRALTPLSVASGPLTRSAHRGPLVIVTEEEWRGFWRTLPTRQAAPNIDFDRVTLLAVVSEDEAPATPRITRVTSEPGGFVVEWTSEPMAAPPASSEPPRPFVVVGLTDVAGSVRFVRVP; encoded by the coding sequence ATGTACGTGCGACCAGGTATCCGCACGCGCGCCAGGGACATCGTCCTCGTGGTCGCGGGCGTGGCGGCTCTTACGCTGACCGCGCTCGCGCAGCAACCCACGCCGCAGGAGCGGCCGACGTTCCGCGGCGGCATCTCGCTCGTCGAGGTCTCGGCCGTCGTGACCGGCGACGACGAGAAGGTCGTCACCGGCCTCACCAGGGACGACTTCGAGGTGTTCGAGGACGGCGAGCCGCGGCCCCTCGCCTCGGTGCGCTTCCTCGATGCGACGCGCGCCAGCGCGCCCGCGCCACCCACGCCAGGGCTCCCGGCAGGGACGCGACTCGATGAGGTCGTGACCAATCGCGATCTCGCCGACGCGCCCGCCTTCGTGCTGCTGCTCGACGACCTCAACATCAGCCCCTACGACTCGCACCGCGCCATCCGCGCCGGTCTCGGCGTGCTCGAAGCCATCCCGAAGGACGCGCTGGTCAGCGTGGTGAACTCCAGCGGGGAAGGTGGCGGGCTGATCACCTTGGGGCGTCCGAACCAGGGGCACGCCGACCGCGTGAAGGCGTTTCGCGGGCAGTATCTGCCGGTGGGCGGTGGCGTGAAGAATCCGATGGCCATCTCCACCACGCCGAGTAGTGTCGACGCCCCGTGCGGTGTCGGTTCGGACGTCGTCAACTCGCCTGATTGTGCCGATCCGACTCGAGCCGCGCGGCGCGCCGGCGCGCTCTCGGCCGTTGGCGAACTGTTTTCGCGGACCGGCTCCCGTCGAAAGGTCCTGTTCTGGTTCGTCACCGACATGGGCGTGTCGCCCCTCGACCCCAGGGGGAATGGCGACGCCCAGTTCGCCGGGCTTCAGCGCCTGCTCCGTGGCGACGTGACGGTCTACGCCATCGACCCTCGGGAGAACTTCGCTCCGACCGAGGGCAAGCCGGTGTTCAACGACCGCGGCACTGGTGGCCGCATGCGCGTGGGAACTGCTGACACGACCTTCCAGGGCAGGGGTGGTTCCACGATATCGCTCGGCACCGACGACATGGTGCGCATCCCGCTCACCCAGATCGCCCGCGACACCGGCGGCCGCTGGATCCAGAACGCCAACAACGTCGAGAAGCTGGCGGCGGAGGTCGTGCGGCAGAACCTCGCCTCGTACGTGATCGCCTACGAGTCGGCGGCCTCGGCCATCGAGGGACGGCATCGCATCGAGGTGAAGGTGAAGCGTCGCGGCCTGAAGGTCTCCTCGCGCCGCGCCTTCGTCGTCGAGCCTCGCCGCGAAGAGGCGCCGTCGCCGGCCGCGTCGCCAGACGTGGCAACCAGCCGACTCGCTGAGGTCATCCGCGGCGGCGTGCCGTTCGGCACACTGGCCTTGCGGGTTCACGTCGCGCCGCAGTTTGCCAGCGACGGACCGGCCCGCGCCCTCGTGACGCTCCGCGTTGAGCCCGACACGGCGATCGACGCCCCGTCGATCGACCTGCTGGTGCTGGCCGCCGACGACACGGGCAAGGTCGGCAGCGTCGAGCGGTTCGCGATGAGCCGACCCTCGGCGGACTTCGCGTGGGAAGGCAGCATCACGCTCACGCTGGCGCCGGGGCAGTACCAATTGCGGGTGGCGGCGTCCACGCCGGACGGACAGCGCACGGGACTGCTGCTGCACCCGATCGACATGCGGAAGCCGTCGGGTGACCTCGTGCTCGGCGTGCCCACGCTGCTCGGCGAGGACGCCGACGGCGTGCGACCGACACTGGCCCGCACGTTCCCGCCCGGGCACCCGCTGGCGTACCAGGTCGAGGTGGCGGGGGATGCGGTGCGCGGCGATCGGGCCGAGGTGCGCGCGCGCCTGCTCGACGCGTCGGGCAGCAGCGTGCGCGACGTGGCGGCACGGGTCGAAGCGGCGGGCGAGGGGCGGCTGCGCGCCACGGGCGTCGTGACGACCGAGGGCGTGCCGGCTGGCGGCTACACGCTGGTCGTGGAGGCGCGGCAGCGGGCCGAGGGCCGGCCGCGCGCCCATGCGATTCCGGTGCGCTTCGAAGTCGGCGCGCTCGCCGCGCCGGTCGCATCCCGCGTCGTGCCGACTGCCGGCAGCACGGCGATGCCCGCCACCGAGTCGTCCGCCACAGCGCCGCCGGCCGCCCCGTCGACGACGAGCGCGCCGCGCGCGCTCACACCGCTGTCGGTGGCGAGTGGTCCGCTCACGCGTTCGGCGCACCGCGGTCCGCTGGTGATCGTCACCGAAGAGGAGTGGCGCGGCTTCTGGCGCACGCTGCCGACCCGCCAGGCGGCGCCGAACATCGACTTCGATCGCGTCACGCTGCTCGCCGTCGTGTCGGAGGACGAGGCACCGGCAACGCCGCGCATCACGCGGGTCACCAGCGAACCCGGCGGGTTCGTCGTCGAGTGGACATCCGAGCCGATGGCTGCCCCGCCGGCGTCGAGCGAGCCGCCGCGCCCCTTCGTCGTCGTCGGCCTGACCGACGTCGCCGGCAGCGTGCGCTTCGTCCGCGTGCCCTAG